The following proteins are co-located in the Nitrospiria bacterium genome:
- the murC gene encoding UDP-N-acetylmuramate--L-alanine ligase, whose amino-acid sequence MFRKIQQIHFVGIGGAGMSGIAEVLLNMGYRVTGSDLSHSETVKRLEAIGGKISIGHRPSNLGQAQVVVVSSAVSPQNPEVLAARERLIPVIPRAAMLAELMRLKYGVAIAGAHGKTTTTSLVASVLAEGGLDPTAVIGGKLNRFGSHAKLGQGELLVAEADESDGSFLRLSPTIAVVTTIDREHLEYYRDLDQIQRAFLDFLNKVPFYGLAVVCLDQESIQQIIPQLNVRYLTYGMTTQADLVGGEVELKGWESEFSVHFRNKRLGRFRLALPGMHNIYNALAAIAVGMELEVGLEAIQKALAEFAGVERRFHPVGEKGGVMIVDDYGHHPTEIKATLSAAKAGFNRRLLVVFQPHRYSRTRDLIKEFGTAFYQADSLILTEIYAAGEAPVEGITGRSLYDQVKQHGHKDVHFLATRDAIVEQLVSMVRPGDMILTLGAGDVWKIGKAVLDRLSDGTE is encoded by the coding sequence ATGTTTCGTAAGATTCAGCAGATTCACTTTGTGGGCATCGGGGGGGCCGGGATGAGCGGTATCGCCGAGGTCCTTCTCAATATGGGGTATCGCGTGACGGGTTCCGATCTTTCCCATTCCGAGACGGTCAAGCGATTGGAGGCGATCGGCGGCAAGATCTCCATCGGACACCGTCCCTCGAATCTCGGTCAGGCCCAGGTGGTGGTCGTTTCCTCCGCCGTTTCGCCGCAGAATCCGGAGGTCCTGGCGGCGCGGGAACGTTTAATCCCCGTGATCCCGCGCGCCGCGATGCTGGCCGAACTGATGCGACTCAAATACGGAGTCGCGATCGCCGGCGCGCACGGCAAGACCACGACGACATCGCTGGTGGCCTCGGTCCTGGCGGAAGGCGGGCTGGACCCGACGGCCGTGATCGGCGGCAAGCTCAACCGCTTTGGAAGCCATGCCAAGCTGGGCCAGGGTGAGTTGCTGGTGGCCGAGGCGGACGAGAGCGACGGGTCGTTCCTGCGGCTTTCCCCGACCATCGCGGTGGTGACGACGATCGATCGGGAGCATCTCGAATACTACCGGGACCTAGACCAGATCCAGCGGGCCTTCCTGGATTTCTTGAACAAGGTGCCCTTCTACGGATTGGCCGTGGTTTGCCTGGATCAGGAGTCGATTCAGCAGATCATCCCGCAACTCAATGTCCGGTATCTGACCTACGGGATGACGACGCAGGCCGATCTGGTGGGCGGCGAGGTGGAGCTCAAGGGGTGGGAATCGGAATTTTCGGTTCATTTCCGTAATAAGAGGCTGGGGCGTTTCCGCCTCGCCCTTCCGGGAATGCACAACATCTACAACGCCCTGGCCGCCATCGCGGTCGGGATGGAACTGGAGGTCGGTCTCGAGGCGATCCAAAAGGCACTGGCCGAGTTTGCGGGCGTGGAGCGTCGATTCCATCCGGTGGGCGAAAAGGGCGGGGTCATGATCGTTGACGACTACGGCCATCATCCCACCGAGATCAAGGCGACCCTGTCGGCGGCGAAAGCCGGCTTTAATCGACGGCTGCTGGTGGTTTTTCAGCCGCACCGGTACTCGCGGACGCGCGACCTGATCAAGGAATTCGGCACGGCCTTCTATCAGGCCGACAGCCTGATCCTCACCGAAATTTATGCCGCCGGCGAGGCGCCCGTCGAGGGGATCACGGGCCGGAGTTTGTACGATCAGGTGAAGCAGCACGGCCACAAGGATGTCCACTTTCTTGCGACACGGGATGCGATTGTGGAACAGCTTGTTTCCATGGTCCGGCCGGGCGACATGATCCTGACGCTCGGGGCGGGGGATGTCTGGAAAATCGGGAAGGCCGTGTTGGATCGATTATCGGACGGGACGGAATGA
- the murB gene encoding UDP-N-acetylmuramate dehydrogenase — MKKTDEKTLREAVHGVEGEMGWQEALSRHTTLRIGGPADVLVVPKDLEALVRLVRQARERDVPVFVMGGSNLLVRDGGIRGIVVKLSRFEKITDPNETQVDAEGGVLLSNLARHAMKRSLTGLEFAQGIPGTVGGAVVMNAGTREGEIADRLTAVRIVEPTGTLRAVTRSEMEFGYRSSRIPKGVIVGAVFQLHPSTQPEIQRRMRGFIDRRKATQPLALPNAGSIFKNPNGHFAAELVEQVGLKGHRIGDAQVSERHANFIVNLGRATAKDVLELIRAVGKRVEERTGITLELELRVVGRD, encoded by the coding sequence ATGAAAAAAACCGATGAGAAAACGCTCCGCGAAGCCGTTCATGGAGTCGAAGGCGAGATGGGCTGGCAGGAGGCGTTGAGCCGCCATACGACGCTCCGGATCGGCGGACCGGCGGATGTTCTGGTGGTGCCCAAGGACCTGGAGGCCTTGGTGCGTCTGGTGCGACAGGCCCGGGAACGGGACGTGCCGGTCTTTGTCATGGGGGGATCAAACCTCTTGGTCCGGGACGGGGGGATCCGGGGGATTGTCGTGAAGCTGTCCCGTTTTGAGAAGATCACGGACCCGAACGAAACCCAGGTCGACGCGGAGGGCGGTGTCCTTCTCTCCAACCTGGCCCGACATGCGATGAAACGGAGTTTGACCGGGCTGGAGTTCGCTCAAGGCATTCCGGGAACGGTGGGAGGGGCCGTCGTCATGAACGCCGGAACACGCGAGGGGGAAATCGCCGATCGCCTGACCGCAGTCCGGATCGTGGAGCCGACCGGGACCCTCCGGGCGGTGACCCGGAGCGAGATGGAATTCGGCTACCGGTCGTCCCGCATCCCGAAGGGGGTTATTGTCGGCGCGGTGTTTCAACTTCATCCCTCGACCCAGCCCGAGATCCAGCGGCGGATGCGGGGCTTTATCGATCGACGCAAGGCGACTCAACCCCTCGCCCTTCCCAACGCCGGTTCCATTTTCAAGAATCCGAACGGCCATTTCGCGGCCGAGCTGGTGGAGCAGGTCGGACTGAAGGGCCATCGCATCGGCGATGCGCAGGTCTCGGAGCGACATGCCAATTTTATCGTCAACCTCGGCCGGGCCACGGCCAAGGATGTCTTGGAGTTGATTCGAGCCGTCGGAAAGCGCGTCGAGGAGCGGACGGGGATCACCTTGGAGCTGGAACTCAGGGTGGTGGGAAGGGATTGA